Proteins encoded together in one Anaerococcus murdochii window:
- a CDS encoding UDP-N-acetylmuramoyl-L-alanyl-D-glutamate--2,6-diaminopimelate ligase, which translates to MMKLSDLVKKIKYLEIKHGADFEIREVTNNSQKVGENYIFVAVKGSIFDGHKYIDEAIEKGAKAVIHTEEVEYRDGITYLKVEDPRETLAEISNLITDFPSEKLNVIGVTGTNGKTTTSKLIAYLIEKIFGPCANIGTDGANVGGEIIETSNTTPDITEINKVLEKCLEKGINYVTLEASSHGLVQKRLSGLRFKVGIFNNLSTEHLDYHKTMDEYFKAKMILFENSEITIANIDDPWGEKAVKLYENTLTFGKSERANIRATDVTKTSEGISFKVDGVDFFIRTIADFELNNYLAAISTLKILGASLTELSEVITDFPGVGSRFEYIENDKDLNIIVDFAHTPRAFEEIFKTLPEDKKKIAVFGIQGDRNAEFRNLIGKTVSDYGIYAIVTTDDPKFDTYENISKDIVAGMAENYGAYTLIKDRKDAIEAALRMAKPGDYVLFMGKGEENFIKLHGNEKTPWNEKATIREILGKI; encoded by the coding sequence TTGATGAAACTAAGTGACTTAGTTAAGAAAATAAAATATTTAGAAATAAAACACGGAGCAGATTTTGAAATAAGGGAAGTTACTAATAATTCTCAAAAGGTGGGAGAAAACTATATCTTTGTAGCAGTTAAGGGATCTATTTTTGATGGCCACAAATATATTGACGAAGCAATCGAAAAGGGTGCCAAGGCTGTTATTCACACAGAAGAAGTGGAATATAGGGATGGGATCACCTATTTGAAGGTCGAAGACCCTAGGGAAACTTTGGCAGAAATTTCTAACCTAATTACAGACTTTCCATCAGAAAAATTAAATGTAATCGGAGTTACAGGCACAAATGGAAAAACCACTACATCAAAATTAATTGCCTATTTAATTGAAAAAATCTTTGGCCCTTGCGCCAACATCGGCACTGATGGGGCAAATGTAGGTGGGGAAATTATTGAAACTTCAAATACAACTCCAGATATAACTGAAATTAATAAGGTTTTAGAAAAGTGTCTTGAAAAGGGAATTAATTATGTGACCCTTGAAGCATCTAGCCATGGCCTAGTCCAAAAAAGACTCTCTGGTCTTCGCTTTAAAGTAGGAATTTTTAACAACCTTTCAACCGAACATCTCGATTACCACAAGACTATGGATGAGTATTTCAAGGCCAAGATGATTCTTTTTGAAAATTCAGAAATTACAATAGCAAATATAGATGATCCTTGGGGCGAAAAAGCTGTAAAACTCTACGAAAACACCCTCACCTTTGGAAAGTCTGAAAGGGCCAACATCAGAGCGACAGATGTGACAAAGACAAGTGAGGGAATTTCCTTTAAGGTTGACGGCGTTGACTTTTTTATAAGGACAATCGCAGACTTTGAACTTAATAATTATCTGGCAGCCATTTCCACACTTAAGATTTTGGGAGCAAGTTTGACAGAACTAAGCGAGGTAATAACAGACTTTCCAGGTGTTGGTTCAAGATTTGAATATATAGAAAATGACAAGGACCTAAATATAATTGTAGACTTTGCTCACACTCCAAGGGCCTTTGAGGAAATTTTTAAAACCCTACCAGAAGACAAGAAAAAAATTGCAGTTTTTGGTATCCAAGGCGATAGGAATGCTGAATTTAGAAACCTAATCGGAAAGACTGTTTCTGATTACGGGATTTACGCCATTGTCACTACAGATGACCCAAAATTTGATACTTACGAAAATATATCAAAGGATATAGTAGCTGGCATGGCAGAAAATTACGGTGCCTATACACTTATAAAGGACAGGAAAGATGCCATAGAAGCAGCCCTAAGAATGGCAAAACCAGGCGATTACGTCCTCTTTATGGGCAAGGGTGAGGAGAATTTCATAAAACTACATGGCAATGAAAAAACTCCTTGGAATGAAAAAGCGACCATCAGAGAGATTTTAGGAAAAATATGA
- a CDS encoding aminoacetone oxidase family FAD-binding enzyme yields MKTLLIGGGVAGLFFANLYDGDLTIVEKNDVAGRKLLATGNGRCNFTNLNLSLDNFHSSGGDFYKYALEKFDNQDLINFLNDLGILTTSLPSGRCYPQTLSAKTIRDILYLNASGKFLFESQVKDIDFKKHLVITDKAKIYFDKLVIGTGGITLPGSGSDGKIFDILRPYHKVTRLTYGITNYKTENPLSKKAKGVRVSAKASLFVDGKFIKESKDDVIFQSYGLTGTAILDLSNEISYGLADGKDIWVCLDLLVDYSEKKLAEIIKNLGEKNKNKTIEEALMGFLNTKLIIDVLNRVKLKGKMKVSGMTYEEIKKLIRTIKDLRFKITDINDEENAQVTIGGIDTDFVDKETFESKIIPNLYFIGEVLDVDGACGGYNIQWAYSSAKACAMGLLGKHREEINVKDK; encoded by the coding sequence ATGAAAACTCTACTAATAGGCGGAGGTGTGGCAGGCTTGTTTTTTGCCAATCTCTACGATGGAGACCTAACAATTGTCGAAAAAAATGATGTAGCTGGAAGGAAACTTCTTGCTACGGGCAACGGCAGGTGCAATTTCACAAACCTCAACCTTTCTTTAGATAATTTTCATTCCTCTGGGGGAGATTTTTATAAATATGCCCTAGAGAAATTCGACAACCAGGATTTGATAAATTTCCTAAATGATTTGGGAATTTTGACAACCTCACTTCCATCAGGTAGGTGCTATCCTCAGACCTTGAGTGCAAAGACAATTAGGGACATTTTGTATTTAAATGCGAGTGGAAAATTTCTTTTTGAAAGTCAAGTAAAAGACATTGACTTTAAAAAACATTTAGTAATTACAGATAAGGCCAAGATTTACTTTGATAAGCTAGTCATTGGCACAGGTGGGATTACCTTGCCAGGATCAGGATCAGATGGAAAAATTTTTGACATTCTAAGGCCCTACCATAAGGTCACAAGGCTAACCTACGGAATTACAAATTATAAAACAGAAAATCCCCTTTCAAAAAAAGCCAAGGGGGTGAGGGTATCTGCCAAGGCCAGTCTTTTTGTCGATGGTAAATTTATAAAAGAATCCAAAGACGACGTGATTTTTCAATCCTACGGTCTAACAGGCACTGCTATCCTAGACCTTTCAAATGAGATTTCCTATGGACTTGCGGATGGCAAAGATATTTGGGTTTGTCTTGATCTTTTGGTTGATTATAGCGAAAAGAAGCTAGCCGAAATCATAAAAAATCTAGGAGAAAAAAATAAAAACAAGACCATCGAAGAAGCTTTAATGGGTTTTTTGAACACAAAACTTATCATTGATGTCCTAAATAGGGTAAAATTAAAGGGTAAGATGAAGGTTAGCGGTATGACTTATGAGGAAATCAAAAAACTTATTAGGACTATCAAGGATTTAAGGTTTAAAATTACTGATATAAATGATGAGGAGAATGCCCAGGTTACCATAGGCGGTATTGATACTGACTTTGTAGATAAAGAAACTTTTGAATCCAAAATCATACCAAATCTTTACTTTATAGGCGAAGTCCTAGATGTGGACGGCGCTTGTGGAGGCTATAATATCCAGTGGGCCTACTCGTCTGCCAAGGCGTGTGCAATGGGCCTTTTAGGAAAGCACAGAGAGGAAATTAATGTTAAAGATAAATAG
- a CDS encoding NAD(P)H-dependent oxidoreductase → MLKINRKLREMRDNGESIKLAIIGCGKMGGSLISQLSKLDAMEVKLVVDRNPRKAIKALTQAGISEDKIIYTDDYNEGYEVLEKGYVAVSTNYRLSYKLLQINAVVDCTGNPPFGAVIARKTIQYHKHMISFNVECEATVGPILHDMAKKAGVVYTGILGDEPGAIMELVDNAYGMGLEVLVAAKGKNNPLNNYATAELLEEEAKSKKLSPRMLTSFVDGTNTMIELNSVCNALGFLPDTFGCHGIKTSPDKAVEDFKLKKDGGVLNSYGVVDFSPGMAPGVFIIVTSDQEDVRDLMKFLGFGDGPNYLLYRPYHLTSLEAPITIYNAVVENEPTIAPIHGQVADTVAIAKRDIKKGEKLEGIGSDKVFGKLTSHDRSIEEDLLPIGLITPKTEAIVDIPKDTVIDMSMVKIDEKATITRLRRRQNSMKL, encoded by the coding sequence ATGTTAAAGATAAATAGAAAGTTAAGAGAAATGAGAGATAATGGCGAAAGCATCAAGCTTGCAATCATTGGTTGCGGCAAGATGGGCGGATCTTTAATCAGCCAATTATCCAAACTTGACGCCATGGAAGTCAAATTAGTTGTAGATAGGAATCCAAGAAAGGCTATCAAAGCTTTGACCCAGGCAGGTATTTCCGAAGATAAGATTATCTATACAGATGATTATAACGAAGGCTACGAAGTCCTTGAAAAGGGCTATGTGGCTGTATCTACAAACTACAGACTTTCATACAAATTATTACAAATAAATGCAGTTGTGGATTGTACAGGCAATCCTCCTTTTGGGGCGGTAATCGCTCGTAAAACCATCCAATATCACAAACACATGATTAGTTTCAACGTTGAATGTGAGGCAACAGTTGGTCCTATTCTTCATGATATGGCCAAAAAAGCAGGTGTGGTTTATACAGGAATCTTAGGAGATGAACCAGGTGCAATTATGGAACTTGTGGACAATGCCTATGGCATGGGTCTTGAAGTCCTAGTAGCTGCCAAGGGTAAAAATAATCCACTCAACAACTACGCCACAGCAGAGCTTTTGGAAGAAGAAGCAAAATCTAAAAAACTTTCTCCAAGGATGCTAACAAGCTTTGTTGACGGCACAAATACCATGATAGAGTTAAACTCAGTATGTAACGCTCTTGGATTTTTGCCAGATACTTTTGGTTGCCATGGCATAAAAACAAGTCCTGACAAGGCTGTAGAAGACTTTAAGCTAAAAAAAGATGGGGGAGTTTTAAACTCATATGGAGTTGTGGATTTTTCCCCAGGAATGGCACCAGGCGTCTTTATAATCGTAACTAGCGACCAAGAAGATGTAAGAGATTTGATGAAGTTTTTAGGATTTGGAGATGGTCCAAATTATTTACTCTATAGGCCATACCACCTAACAAGTCTTGAAGCTCCAATTACTATCTACAATGCTGTTGTTGAAAATGAGCCAACTATAGCTCCAATTCACGGTCAAGTAGCAGATACAGTAGCAATAGCAAAAAGAGATATTAAAAAGGGTGAAAAACTAGAAGGAATCGGCTCTGACAAAGTCTTTGGTAAACTAACAAGCCATGACAGGTCCATAGAAGAAGACCTCCTTCCAATCGGTCTAATCACTCCAAAAACTGAAGCAATCGTTGATATTCCAAAAGATACCGTAATTGATATGTCTATGGTAAAAATCGACGAAAAGGCGACAATTACAAGACTAAGAAGAAGACAAAATTCTATGAAGCTATAA
- a CDS encoding ABC transporter ATP-binding protein has translation MENLIEVRGLVKKYKDLTALDGLDLDVKKGRILGLLGPNGSGKSTTINCMLSLLKKDSGSVKIYGKEMSPDAYDIKKKIGVVFQDVGVYDELNVYENIDYFCGLYIRDKKEREELIQRTLDLVGLNDFVKFKPKKLSGGLLRRLNIACGIAHRPDIIILDEPTVAVDPQSRNNILEGIKKLNEEGSTIIYTSHYMDEVDFLCDDIVIIDKGKVIANGTSNELKDMIDVSEKISFVADALTEAVKEKLSNMEHIIDFAYKDGTCKMTFSKSEENLLSLVRILSDNKVSYRSINVEKPSLNDVFLDLTGKDLRD, from the coding sequence ATGGAGAATTTGATTGAAGTTAGGGGTCTTGTCAAAAAATATAAGGACCTAACAGCCCTTGATGGTCTTGATTTAGACGTCAAAAAAGGTCGTATTTTAGGGCTTTTGGGTCCAAATGGATCGGGAAAATCGACAACAATTAATTGCATGCTTAGTCTTTTAAAGAAAGACTCTGGCAGTGTGAAAATATATGGTAAGGAAATGAGTCCAGACGCCTACGATATAAAGAAAAAAATCGGGGTGGTTTTCCAAGACGTGGGCGTTTATGACGAGCTAAATGTCTATGAAAATATAGACTATTTTTGTGGTCTTTACATAAGGGATAAGAAGGAAAGAGAAGAACTAATTCAAAGGACTTTGGACCTAGTTGGCCTAAATGACTTTGTAAAATTTAAGCCCAAAAAACTTTCAGGAGGTCTTTTAAGAAGGCTAAATATTGCCTGTGGCATTGCCCACAGACCTGATATAATCATCCTCGATGAGCCGACTGTGGCTGTTGATCCCCAATCTAGGAATAACATTTTGGAGGGAATCAAAAAGCTAAACGAGGAAGGCTCTACTATTATTTACACCTCCCACTACATGGATGAGGTTGATTTTCTTTGCGATGACATAGTTATAATTGATAAGGGGAAAGTTATTGCAAATGGCACTTCAAATGAGTTAAAGGATATGATTGATGTTAGCGAAAAAATTTCCTTTGTGGCGGATGCCTTGACCGAAGCTGTTAAAGAAAAGCTTAGCAATATGGAACATATTATAGATTTTGCCTATAAGGATGGGACTTGCAAGATGACTTTTTCTAAAAGTGAAGAAAATCTTTTGAGCCTTGTTAGAATCTTAAGCGATAATAAAGTTTCTTATAGGTCTATTAATGTTGAAAAACCAAGTCTAAATGATGTTTTCTTAGACCTTACTGGCAAGGATTTGAGGGACTAG
- a CDS encoding ABC transporter permease has translation MFWHSFKNTFKFLLREKAMVFWALVFPMILGMFFKLAFGGISDNNKFDPIDIGVSETAFEDQNFKNFLEVMEDEDYFRITKAKDEGILDTNPDVRAYIKSKDKIITKKSGIQETIVETIINTYVQESEMIKRAMEKNPQTDISKLLNVEDHIKDESRKNMDPINAFFYTLIGMTTIYGYMWGLYVIYQYEANLSVNAKRNAVAPIKKSVSLSASVLVSWLINFIITLVFIFYLDRALGVDFGDRKPLLILLSLISSLTGVAFGIFIGVSNKKNIEFKINLGIAITMLMSFLSGMMISSMKVIIQENFPILGKINPVAVVTDAIYSLYYYDSTSRFYENLGLLVLISAVFLAGSMFFMRGKEYESL, from the coding sequence ATGTTTTGGCATTCTTTTAAAAATACTTTTAAATTTCTTTTAAGGGAAAAGGCCATGGTCTTTTGGGCCTTGGTTTTTCCGATGATTCTGGGAATGTTTTTCAAACTTGCTTTTGGAGGCATAAGTGATAATAACAAATTTGACCCTATTGATATTGGGGTGAGCGAAACTGCCTTTGAGGATCAAAATTTTAAAAATTTCCTAGAAGTTATGGAAGATGAGGATTATTTTAGGATTACAAAGGCAAAAGATGAAGGGATTTTAGATACAAATCCTGATGTCAGGGCCTATATAAAATCAAAGGATAAAATTATTACCAAAAAATCTGGCATCCAGGAAACTATTGTAGAGACAATTATAAATACCTACGTCCAAGAATCTGAGATGATAAAAAGGGCAATGGAAAAAAATCCTCAGACTGATATTTCCAAACTTTTAAATGTTGAAGACCACATCAAAGATGAGTCTAGGAAAAATATGGACCCTATAAATGCCTTTTTTTACACTTTGATAGGTATGACTACCATTTACGGCTACATGTGGGGCCTTTACGTAATCTACCAATACGAGGCAAATTTGTCTGTAAATGCCAAGAGAAATGCAGTAGCACCTATAAAAAAATCGGTAAGCTTATCAGCATCTGTCCTCGTTTCTTGGCTTATAAATTTCATAATCACCCTAGTTTTTATTTTCTACCTTGATAGAGCTCTTGGAGTTGATTTCGGGGATAGAAAGCCGCTTTTGATACTTCTAAGTCTGATTTCATCTCTAACAGGAGTTGCCTTTGGGATTTTTATAGGAGTTTCAAACAAGAAAAATATTGAATTTAAGATAAATCTTGGAATTGCAATTACCATGCTAATGAGTTTTCTATCGGGAATGATGATTTCAAGTATGAAAGTCATTATTCAAGAGAATTTCCCAATCCTAGGCAAAATCAATCCTGTGGCTGTGGTGACAGATGCGATTTATTCTTTGTATTATTACGATTCTACATCTAGGTTTTATGAAAATCTTGGTCTTTTAGTGCTTATAAGTGCTGTATTCTTGGCTGGATCTATGTTTTTTATGAGGGGTAAGGAATATGAGAGTCTTTAA
- a CDS encoding ABC transporter permease — MRVFKNYFKIAMAHKVSIILYTLIFLAILSFSTKSDKNDFYTDVRPNIYLKDEAKTDLSEGLYDYLDNKAVIKKMDESLVEDKLFYQIISASLVIPKDFDQTRKVNFKQAPDDMYGMAVKEHVNQYLSQVDAYEKVGFDTNEAIKYTNKDLAKQVDVKIKSKVDIAGEDDSVFYFNFINYLILAQVLLIVSTIVSVYKKKSLAMRNGVSPMPKARMNMELILGHISTGLIVWALYILLFVILYKYDFSAAHINLMVVNSLVFTISVVTMAVFISSLISNENTISGVMQVVSLGSSFLCGAFVPQALLSKTALTLGKIFPSYYYIKNNELLLENPSFGTILPNIGIMIAFSLAFILISMGMKTKVNDKIS; from the coding sequence ATGAGAGTCTTTAAAAATTATTTTAAAATAGCCATGGCCCATAAGGTCTCTATTATTCTATACACTTTAATTTTTCTTGCCATTCTTAGCTTTTCAACTAAGTCTGATAAGAATGATTTTTACACAGATGTAAGGCCTAATATTTATTTGAAAGATGAGGCAAAGACTGATTTATCAGAGGGACTTTATGATTATCTGGATAATAAAGCTGTGATTAAGAAAATGGATGAGTCACTTGTTGAAGATAAGCTTTTTTATCAGATAATAAGCGCAAGTCTTGTTATTCCAAAAGATTTTGACCAAACAAGGAAGGTGAATTTTAAACAGGCGCCTGATGATATGTACGGTATGGCTGTTAAAGAGCATGTAAACCAATACCTAAGCCAGGTTGATGCATATGAGAAAGTTGGTTTTGATACGAATGAAGCCATCAAATATACAAATAAAGATTTGGCAAAACAGGTAGATGTTAAAATAAAAAGCAAAGTCGATATTGCTGGGGAAGATGATTCGGTCTTTTATTTTAATTTCATCAATTACCTAATCCTAGCCCAGGTTCTTTTGATTGTATCAACAATAGTTAGCGTTTATAAAAAGAAAAGCTTAGCCATGAGAAATGGAGTAAGTCCAATGCCAAAGGCAAGGATGAATATGGAATTGATTTTAGGCCACATAAGCACAGGCCTTATAGTGTGGGCCCTTTATATTTTGCTATTTGTTATTCTCTACAAATACGATTTTTCTGCCGCCCACATAAATTTAATGGTGGTAAATTCTCTGGTTTTCACAATCAGTGTTGTGACCATGGCAGTTTTCATTTCGAGCCTAATATCAAATGAAAACACCATTTCAGGTGTCATGCAAGTTGTATCCTTGGGATCATCATTTTTGTGCGGTGCCTTTGTACCTCAAGCCCTACTTTCAAAAACCGCTTTGACACTAGGAAAAATTTTCCCATCCTATTACTATATTAAAAATAACGAACTCCTTTTAGAAAACCCTAGCTTTGGGACAATCTTGCCAAACATAGGGATAATGATAGCCTTTTCTCTAGCCTTTATCCTTATAAGCATGGGTATGAAAACAAAAGTAAACGACAAAATTTCATAA
- the lepB gene encoding signal peptidase I, translating into MTESKIKKIFKEILDWVKTIAIALLITFFIKFFIIDLTRISGHSMENTLFTDDLVVVEKISRNITHKYKRGDVIIFHSPTENKLYVKRIIGMPGDQVDLKDGKFYINGDELDEPYYTTGDFTESKGENQWFLGYDEYFMVGDNRPKSNDSRKFGPVHQTNFLGRALIRIWPFDKIKKLN; encoded by the coding sequence ATGACAGAATCAAAAATCAAAAAAATATTTAAAGAAATCTTAGACTGGGTGAAGACCATTGCCATTGCCCTTCTGATTACATTTTTCATCAAGTTTTTCATAATAGACCTGACCCGCATTTCGGGACATTCTATGGAAAATACCCTCTTTACCGACGATTTAGTTGTGGTTGAAAAAATCTCAAGAAATATTACCCACAAATATAAACGTGGGGATGTGATAATCTTCCATAGCCCAACAGAAAATAAACTTTATGTAAAAAGAATAATTGGTATGCCAGGAGACCAAGTCGACCTTAAGGATGGAAAGTTTTATATAAATGGTGATGAACTTGACGAACCATATTACACAACAGGAGATTTTACTGAAAGTAAGGGTGAAAATCAGTGGTTCCTAGGCTACGATGAGTACTTCATGGTGGGCGATAACAGGCCAAAATCAAACGACTCAAGAAAATTCGGCCCAGTTCACCAAACAAATTTCCTAGGCAGGGCTCTTATTAGAATCTGGCCTTTTGATAAAATCAAAAAATTAAATTAA
- a CDS encoding NAD(P)/FAD-dependent oxidoreductase, protein MYDYLIIGNGISGLSAAEEIRKNDPKGSILIVSDEHGLTYWRTRLSELIEKDYTDEEILVKKENWYQEKNIEVKLDTHIEKIDKENKKAIAKDGQEYEYGKLLIATGSHAFVPPIKNADAEGVFAIRSSDDLKHFKEYLNDKKKLIIIGGGILGLEAANSISHLGIEITIVEAFDYLLARQLDKDLSQKLEKALNEMGMKTLTGKFSEEILVKDGKVCGLKLTDGTELVADAIMIQAGVRANIEIATNSNIPTDRGILVGENLQVENEDIYAAGDVAQIGNFSIGLWTASMEMGKIAGANMTGDNKLYEQPKPFSTLMLGDIKLFSAGQNAGDGIEEVKKEDGEKIYKLFKNGDKFVGGILWGDIKFQMDVKKIVFEGVDPKETKLGSEIFDL, encoded by the coding sequence ATGTACGATTATTTAATTATTGGTAACGGAATTAGCGGTCTTTCAGCGGCTGAAGAAATAAGGAAAAATGACCCAAAAGGTTCAATTTTAATAGTTTCAGACGAACACGGCCTTACTTATTGGAGAACCAGACTTTCAGAATTGATTGAAAAAGATTATACAGACGAGGAAATTCTTGTAAAGAAAGAAAACTGGTATCAGGAAAAAAATATAGAAGTCAAACTTGACACCCACATAGAAAAAATCGACAAAGAAAATAAAAAAGCCATCGCAAAAGACGGCCAAGAATACGAATACGGCAAGCTTTTGATAGCTACAGGATCTCATGCTTTTGTACCACCTATCAAAAATGCTGATGCAGAAGGTGTTTTTGCCATTAGAAGCTCAGACGATTTAAAACATTTCAAAGAATACCTTAACGACAAGAAAAAGCTAATAATCATAGGTGGCGGTATCCTAGGCCTTGAAGCAGCCAACTCTATTTCCCACCTAGGCATTGAAATCACAATAGTTGAAGCCTTTGACTACCTTCTTGCAAGACAACTTGACAAAGACCTTTCACAAAAATTAGAAAAGGCCCTAAATGAAATGGGAATGAAGACCCTAACAGGCAAATTCAGCGAAGAAATCCTAGTAAAAGACGGCAAGGTTTGTGGTCTAAAACTAACCGACGGCACAGAACTCGTAGCTGACGCTATCATGATCCAAGCAGGTGTTAGGGCAAATATAGAGATAGCTACTAATTCAAATATCCCTACAGACAGGGGAATCCTTGTTGGAGAAAACCTACAAGTAGAAAATGAGGACATCTACGCTGCAGGCGACGTTGCCCAAATAGGAAACTTCTCTATAGGTCTTTGGACAGCATCTATGGAAATGGGTAAAATCGCAGGTGCAAACATGACTGGCGATAATAAATTATATGAACAACCAAAACCATTCTCCACCCTCATGCTAGGCGATATCAAACTATTTTCAGCAGGCCAAAATGCTGGTGATGGTATAGAAGAAGTCAAAAAAGAAGACGGAGAAAAAATCTACAAACTCTTTAAAAACGGTGATAAATTTGTAGGCGGAATCCTCTGGGGCGACATCAAATTCCAAATGGATGTCAAAAAAATAGTATTTGAAGGAGTAGATCCAAAAGAAACCAAACTAGGCAGCGAAATTTTTGACCTATAA
- a CDS encoding GNAT family N-acetyltransferase has translation MRKAEIKDLNKIVNIIENAKKSLKDEGIDQWQIDSMDEDFLARQIATGKAFVYEEFGVVCAYAFLSDEKEEAYKPWEDNFEGKKPLTIHTFAVDLDMTKRGIATKFFIDIIIHAEKNSFDALRIDTHEDNFKMRGLINKLGFRKIGQIYIDEEGTKKPRICYERFL, from the coding sequence ATGAGGAAAGCAGAAATTAAAGATTTAAATAAAATTGTAAATATTATAGAAAATGCGAAAAAATCTTTAAAGGACGAGGGGATTGACCAATGGCAGATTGATTCTATGGATGAAGATTTTTTAGCAAGGCAAATTGCAACTGGCAAAGCCTTTGTTTATGAAGAGTTTGGTGTGGTTTGTGCCTATGCCTTTTTATCCGATGAGAAGGAGGAAGCCTATAAGCCTTGGGAGGATAACTTTGAAGGCAAAAAACCTCTTACTATCCACACCTTTGCGGTTGACCTAGATATGACCAAGAGAGGAATTGCTACAAAATTTTTTATAGATATTATAATCCATGCTGAGAAAAATTCTTTCGATGCCTTAAGGATTGATACCCATGAGGATAATTTCAAGATGCGTGGCCTAATTAATAAGCTCGGTTTTAGAAAGATTGGGCAAATTTATATTGACGAAGAAGGGACAAAAAAACCTAGAATTTGTTATGAGAGATTCTTATGA